A single region of the Candidatus Omnitrophota bacterium genome encodes:
- a CDS encoding prepilin-type N-terminal cleavage/methylation domain-containing protein, producing the protein MKARGFTLIELLIVVAIIGILAAIAVPNFLNAQIRAKIARTMSDIRTITNATEMLHLDKNLWLIDGNDCDGTPQCCQDGGFFGKTSEQAGIKMVAG; encoded by the coding sequence ATGAAGGCGAGAGGATTTACGCTTATCGAATTGCTTATCGTCGTGGCGATTATCGGGATTCTAGCCGCCATTGCCGTACCGAATTTTCTCAACGCTCAAATCCGCGCCAAAATCGCCCGCACCATGTCCGATATCCGCACGATAACCAATGCTACAGAGATGTTGCATCTTGACAAAAATTTATGGTTGATTGACGGCAACGATTGCGATGGTACTCCTCAATGCTGCCAGGACGGCGGTTTTTTCGGGAAAACGTCAGAACAAGCCGGCATAAAGATGGTAGCCGGGCA